ATAATTTGGAGGAAAAAAATAATGAGAATTGTTAATATTGAAATAGAAGATGTGACAGGGGCTAAAAGGCAACGAGCGGACATCCCGGATGATGTCCCATTAAAAAGGGTTATTTCCGCTTTAGTTTCAAAAATGAAGTTGCCAACAGTTAGCCCAAGTGGTTCTCCGTTG
This genomic window from bacterium contains:
- a CDS encoding EsaB/YukD family protein; protein product: MRIVNIEIEDVTGAKRQRADIPDDVPLKRVISALVSKMKLPTVSPSGSPLNYQLHHKASGRSLSESDTLASAGIREGAVLKIHPVVVAG